Proteins from a genomic interval of Nostoc sp. TCL240-02:
- a CDS encoding UPF0182 family protein — translation MIWKWGFRLLILFLGLGLLLDLGSRIGAEIFWFQEVGYLQVFLLRVMTRGVLWVAVAGITAAYLLLNLGLAQQLKYSQSLKIEEVRREEAKLISELTNFLSPHYSRRDETRILTPQRFEKLRLRGLLPLTLILSLLIGLMLAHYGQIALSYWHSPVNQAILPIALFRLETIWQLLRQIVSQVWYVGLIVGVAIAILIYPQFLLTAIAVIFSPIFAFILFQHWPKVLQYFHPTPFNSTDPLFGRDISFYIFSLPVWELLELWLMGLCLYGFVAVALTYLLSADSLSQGIFPGFSPQQQRHLFGMGGLLMLVVALSYWQSRYELVYSSRGVSYGASYTDVTAQLPAYTILCVMAVAIAFYLLWRTFFWKPKSRYRSLVFYGLGIYLILVVAADVVLPTVVQYLIVQPNELQREQPYIQRTIALTRQAFDLEAIDSTGFNPQGTLTEADIQKNDLTIRNIRLWDQRPLLETNRQLQQIRPYYRFPDADIDRYTLKTDITSPRPSTPQKSSEPKQEVDEATERRQVLIAARELDYNTVPQEAQTWVNRHLIYTHGFGFTVSPVNTVGPGGLPEYFVKDISDDSSALTTSSAAIRKSIPIGQPRIYYGEIANTYVMTGTRVRELDYPSGSDNVYNSYDGLGGVEIGSVWRRWLFAMHLKDWQMVLTQDFLPETKLLLRRNVKQRIQAIAPFLKFDSDPYLVAAAANEDFPSNPSYLYWIIDAYTTSDRYPYSDTGSDGINYIRNSIKVVIDAYNGTVNFYIADPSDPIIATWSGIFPQMFKPLSTMPVNLRSHTRYPVDFFKIQSERLMTYHMTDPQVFYNREDQWQIPNEIYGSETRPVEPYYLITSLPTAPVVGAASRTEEFILFLPYTPRQRTNLIAWLAARSDGVNYGKLLLYTFPKERLVYGTEQIEARINQDPVISQQISLWNRQGSKAIQGNLLVIPIEQSLLYVEPIYLEATQNSLPTLVRVVVAYENRIVMAQTLEQALQGIFKPEVTPAPAIIRPFEEAAPPG, via the coding sequence ATGATCTGGAAATGGGGCTTTAGACTATTAATTTTATTCTTGGGGCTGGGGTTACTGTTGGATCTCGGTTCCCGCATTGGAGCAGAGATTTTTTGGTTTCAGGAAGTCGGCTACCTCCAAGTATTTTTGTTGAGAGTGATGACTCGTGGTGTTTTGTGGGTAGCAGTAGCTGGGATAACTGCTGCCTATCTACTGCTAAATCTGGGTCTAGCACAACAGCTAAAATATTCCCAGTCTCTGAAGATTGAGGAAGTTAGGCGTGAAGAAGCAAAACTCATAAGTGAATTAACAAATTTTCTCAGCCCTCATTATTCAAGACGCGACGAAACCCGGATACTTACACCGCAACGCTTTGAAAAATTGAGATTGCGCGGGTTATTACCCCTAACCCTAATACTGAGCCTGTTGATTGGATTAATGCTGGCTCACTATGGTCAAATTGCTCTTTCTTACTGGCATTCTCCAGTTAATCAGGCTATTCTACCCATCGCCCTATTTCGACTAGAGACAATCTGGCAACTCTTGAGGCAGATTGTCTCTCAAGTCTGGTATGTCGGCTTAATCGTGGGAGTAGCGATCGCAATCTTAATCTATCCCCAATTTTTACTCACTGCGATCGCGGTTATATTCAGTCCCATTTTTGCATTCATCCTATTCCAACACTGGCCAAAGGTACTGCAATATTTCCACCCCACCCCTTTTAACAGCACTGACCCTTTATTTGGTCGAGATATCAGCTTTTACATATTTTCTTTACCCGTTTGGGAACTGCTAGAACTGTGGCTGATGGGATTATGTTTGTATGGTTTCGTCGCCGTTGCTCTCACTTATCTTTTGTCGGCGGATAGTTTAAGTCAGGGGATTTTCCCTGGTTTTTCGCCCCAGCAGCAGCGTCATTTATTCGGTATGGGTGGTTTATTGATGTTGGTAGTGGCTTTGAGTTATTGGCAAAGTCGCTATGAACTTGTGTATTCTAGCCGTGGTGTAAGTTATGGTGCTAGCTATACAGATGTGACAGCCCAGTTGCCAGCTTATACCATATTGTGTGTTATGGCTGTAGCGATCGCCTTTTACCTACTTTGGCGAACGTTTTTCTGGAAACCCAAATCTCGGTATCGTTCCTTGGTATTTTACGGGTTGGGGATTTATTTAATATTAGTTGTAGCGGCTGACGTTGTTTTACCAACGGTAGTCCAATATTTAATTGTCCAACCTAATGAGTTGCAGCGAGAGCAACCCTACATTCAGCGGACTATCGCCTTGACTCGTCAAGCGTTCGATTTAGAAGCGATCGATTCCACAGGCTTCAACCCTCAAGGAACACTGACTGAAGCTGATATTCAAAAGAATGACTTGACAATTCGGAATATCCGTCTTTGGGATCAGCGACCACTGTTAGAAACTAACCGTCAACTGCAACAAATTCGGCCGTATTATCGCTTCCCTGATGCCGATATTGATCGATATACTCTGAAAACAGATATAACTTCACCCCGACCATCAACGCCCCAAAAGTCATCAGAACCTAAGCAGGAAGTGGATGAAGCAACAGAACGGCGGCAGGTACTGATTGCCGCACGAGAATTAGACTACAATACTGTACCACAGGAAGCTCAAACATGGGTTAACCGCCATTTAATTTATACCCACGGTTTTGGGTTTACTGTTAGCCCAGTTAATACAGTTGGGCCTGGTGGACTACCAGAATATTTTGTCAAAGATATTAGTGATGATAGTAGCGCCCTCACAACTTCTAGTGCAGCCATTCGTAAAAGCATTCCCATTGGTCAACCCCGAATTTATTACGGTGAAATAGCCAATACCTACGTAATGACTGGCACAAGAGTTAGAGAGTTAGACTACCCCAGTGGTAGTGACAATGTTTACAACTCTTACGATGGTCTTGGTGGCGTGGAAATCGGTTCAGTATGGCGACGGTGGTTATTTGCCATGCATTTGAAAGATTGGCAGATGGTGCTGACGCAGGACTTTTTACCAGAGACAAAATTGCTACTGCGGCGAAATGTCAAGCAAAGAATTCAAGCGATCGCACCTTTTTTGAAATTTGACAGCGATCCCTATTTAGTAGCTGCTGCTGCTAATGAAGATTTCCCCAGTAATCCCAGTTATCTTTACTGGATTATTGATGCCTACACGACGAGCGATCGCTATCCTTACTCAGACACTGGCAGCGATGGGATCAACTACATTCGCAATTCTATCAAAGTAGTAATTGATGCCTACAACGGCACTGTCAATTTTTATATTGCCGATCCCAGCGATCCAATCATTGCCACTTGGTCAGGGATATTTCCCCAAATGTTTAAACCGCTCAGTACAATGCCTGTTAATCTCCGCAGTCATACCCGCTATCCGGTGGATTTTTTCAAAATTCAATCTGAGCGGTTGATGACCTATCACATGACCGATCCCCAGGTATTTTACAATCGGGAAGACCAGTGGCAGATTCCTAATGAAATCTATGGCAGTGAAACTCGTCCGGTAGAGCCATACTATTTGATTACTAGTCTACCCACTGCACCTGTTGTTGGCGCAGCCTCTCGTACAGAAGAGTTTATTCTGTTTCTACCCTATACTCCTAGGCAACGGACTAATTTAATCGCTTGGTTAGCGGCGCGATCGGATGGTGTTAATTACGGTAAGTTATTGTTATATACTTTTCCAAAAGAAAGGCTGGTCTACGGTACAGAGCAAATCGAGGCGCGGATCAACCAAGACCCGGTAATTTCTCAGCAAATTTCCCTGTGGAATCGCCAAGGGTCGAAAGCCATTCAAGGCAATCTATTAGTAATTCCCATTGAGCAATCGCTGCTTTATGTCGAGCCAATCTATCTAGAAGCAACACAGAATAGTCTACCAACTCTGGTGCGTGTAGTTGTGGCTTACGAAAACCGGATTGTCATGGCCCAAACCTTAGAACAAGCCTTACAGGGAATTTTTAAACCAGAAGTTACACCAGCCCCTGCAATTATTCGTCCCTTTGAAGAAGCAGCCCCACCTGGTTAA
- a CDS encoding IS1634 family transposase, which yields MTPSVSEIRVQDIDHCGIVAGIIDQMCLVEQINQILGTHHQEIVSSGQAVKAMILNGLGLVSAPLYLFEKFFVGKATEHLLGEGISPEHLNDDRLGRVLDKLYEAGLTQVFVTVALAAAKKFGVEKDSLHLDSSSFHVHGEYTNNSTEGSGKPREITITKGYSRDHRPDLKQFIVDLMCSGDGDIPLYLNLRVADGNEADSAVFAQILKEFRHQWEIDALFVADAALYTEGNLKQMDSLRWLSRVPATLTTAQLLLEKMSQEAFVDSIVTGYRIAECCCDYGGVKQRWLVVESEARAAADLKQLEKRLTKHLQQAQSQLRQLSQQEFACAADAIQASGRFEAQQRFHELAELEIIEHKRHAKSGRPRKDAQPQQCYYQIRATVVPNELAIATEKQRAGRFILATNVLDAQQLSNDDLLKQYKAQQSTERGFRFLKDPLFFTSSVFLNSKERVAALAMVMGLCLLVYTLGQRALRQALAQAKQTINNQLGKPTASPTMRWVFQCFMSIHLVTIAGFQHITNLTDERRWILQFLGAPCRKYYLLT from the coding sequence ATGACACCATCAGTATCAGAAATAAGAGTACAAGATATTGACCACTGTGGGATAGTGGCAGGGATTATTGATCAAATGTGTTTGGTAGAGCAAATCAACCAAATACTGGGAACACATCACCAAGAAATAGTCAGTTCAGGTCAAGCAGTCAAAGCAATGATTCTCAATGGCTTGGGTTTAGTAAGTGCGCCACTATACCTATTTGAGAAGTTCTTTGTAGGCAAAGCCACAGAGCATTTACTAGGGGAAGGTATAAGTCCAGAACACTTGAATGATGACCGCTTGGGCAGAGTCTTGGACAAACTGTATGAAGCGGGATTAACACAAGTATTTGTGACAGTAGCACTGGCAGCAGCCAAGAAGTTTGGGGTGGAAAAGGACAGTTTACACTTGGATTCAAGTTCGTTTCATGTGCATGGAGAATATACCAACAACTCAACAGAAGGTTCAGGCAAGCCAAGAGAGATAACAATCACAAAAGGATACTCAAGAGATCATCGACCAGACCTGAAACAGTTTATTGTAGACCTGATGTGCAGTGGAGACGGGGATATTCCTCTATATCTAAATCTAAGAGTGGCAGATGGGAATGAAGCCGACTCAGCCGTGTTTGCTCAAATCTTGAAAGAATTTCGTCACCAATGGGAAATAGATGCTTTGTTTGTAGCGGATGCAGCACTCTACACCGAAGGCAATCTTAAACAAATGGATTCTTTGCGATGGCTATCACGAGTTCCAGCCACACTGACTACTGCCCAATTACTCTTGGAGAAAATGAGTCAGGAAGCTTTTGTGGATAGCATAGTCACAGGCTACCGAATAGCAGAGTGTTGCTGCGATTATGGTGGAGTCAAACAGCGTTGGCTAGTGGTGGAAAGTGAAGCTCGTGCCGCAGCAGATTTAAAGCAACTGGAAAAACGTCTGACTAAGCACCTCCAACAAGCACAATCTCAACTGCGACAGTTGTCACAACAAGAATTTGCTTGTGCCGCAGACGCGATACAGGCTTCAGGGCGTTTTGAGGCTCAGCAACGCTTTCATGAACTTGCTGAACTAGAAATTATCGAACACAAACGCCATGCCAAATCAGGCAGACCACGTAAAGATGCTCAACCACAACAGTGTTACTATCAAATTCGTGCGACTGTTGTACCTAACGAGCTAGCAATTGCCACTGAAAAACAACGAGCCGGACGTTTTATTTTGGCTACCAATGTTCTTGATGCTCAACAATTGAGCAATGATGACTTACTCAAGCAGTACAAAGCCCAGCAATCTACTGAGCGTGGTTTTCGTTTTCTCAAAGACCCTTTATTTTTTACCAGCAGTGTTTTTCTCAACTCGAAAGAACGTGTTGCTGCTTTAGCAATGGTCATGGGTCTATGCTTGTTAGTTTACACTTTGGGACAACGGGCGTTACGCCAAGCTCTAGCTCAAGCAAAACAAACCATCAACAATCAATTGGGTAAACCAACTGCCTCTCCTACGATGCGGTGGGTGTTTCAATGTTTCATGTCGATTCATCTGGTAACGATCGCTGGCTTTCAACACATTACCAATCTTACTGACGAACGACGATGGATTCTCCAATTTCTTGGTGCGCCTTGCCGAAAATATTATCTTCTCACCTGA
- a CDS encoding glycoside hydrolase 100 family protein, translated as MPMTSTIDKNSQLEAEAWELLEESIIYYQGKPIGTVAAHDPESDALNYDQCFLRDFVPSALVFLMYGKAEIVRNFLVETLKLQSHEKQIDCFEPGAGLMPASFKVHSKGNEEFLVADFGEQAIARVPPIDSCMWWILLLRAYEKATGDLSLTRQPDFQAGIKLILDLCLVHRFSMYPTMLVPDGAFMIDRRMGVYEHPLEIQVLFYASLRAASELLLSDGDGDSYLSKVNRRLGSLKYHIRNYYWLDLKRLGEIYRYKDNEFGKEIVNKFNINSESIPSWLTEWLPETGGYLAGNLGPGRIDFRFFALGNLMAILTSLASEKESQSIMNLFAQRWQDLIGYMPVKICFPAIDGLEWRIVTGCDSKNRAWSYHNGGNWPVLLWLFASAAQKAGRTELAQAAIAIAEKRLLKDKFPEYYDGNNGRLIGKEARIYQTWSIAGLLAAKKFVENPEYLELISFAEGLEVPGCSL; from the coding sequence ATGCCCATGACTAGCACCATCGATAAGAACAGTCAACTGGAAGCAGAAGCTTGGGAATTATTGGAAGAGTCGATAATTTATTACCAAGGAAAACCCATTGGGACTGTAGCCGCCCACGATCCTGAGTCAGATGCACTCAATTATGACCAGTGCTTCCTCCGCGATTTTGTCCCTTCTGCCTTGGTGTTTCTCATGTATGGGAAAGCAGAGATTGTGCGTAACTTCTTAGTAGAAACACTGAAATTACAAAGTCATGAAAAGCAGATAGACTGCTTTGAACCGGGAGCGGGATTAATGCCTGCCAGTTTCAAGGTTCATTCTAAGGGAAATGAGGAATTTTTGGTCGCTGATTTTGGTGAGCAAGCGATCGCTCGTGTTCCTCCGATTGATTCTTGTATGTGGTGGATTCTTTTGCTACGAGCTTATGAAAAAGCTACAGGAGATTTGTCACTAACCCGTCAGCCAGATTTTCAAGCCGGAATCAAACTAATTTTGGATCTTTGTTTAGTACATCGCTTTTCCATGTACCCAACAATGTTAGTTCCTGATGGCGCGTTTATGATTGACCGTCGTATGGGAGTCTACGAACATCCTCTAGAAATTCAGGTGTTATTTTATGCGTCCTTGAGGGCTGCTAGTGAATTGCTTTTATCAGATGGAGATGGCGATAGCTACCTTAGCAAAGTCAATAGGCGATTGGGATCTTTGAAATATCATATCCGCAACTATTATTGGCTAGACCTGAAGCGATTAGGGGAAATCTATCGTTACAAAGATAACGAATTTGGTAAAGAAATTGTTAATAAATTCAACATCAACTCAGAATCAATTCCTAGTTGGTTGACCGAGTGGTTGCCAGAAACGGGAGGATATTTAGCAGGAAATCTGGGGCCGGGACGGATTGATTTTCGCTTTTTTGCTCTGGGAAATCTGATGGCAATCTTAACTTCCTTAGCAAGCGAAAAAGAATCTCAAAGCATTATGAATTTATTCGCCCAACGTTGGCAAGACTTGATCGGCTATATGCCTGTTAAAATTTGCTTTCCCGCAATAGATGGTTTAGAGTGGAGAATTGTTACAGGATGTGATTCTAAAAACAGGGCTTGGTCTTATCACAACGGTGGCAACTGGCCAGTTTTACTCTGGTTATTTGCATCGGCGGCGCAGAAAGCAGGTCGAACAGAACTTGCTCAAGCAGCGATCGCTATTGCCGAAAAGCGTTTATTGAAGGATAAATTCCCTGAATACTACGATGGCAACAATGGCCGTTTAATTGGCAAAGAAGCCAGAATTTATCAAACTTGGAGCATTGCTGGATTGCTGGCTGCTAAAAAATTTGTAGAAAATCCAGAGTATTTGGAACTAATCAGTTTTGCAGAGGGTCTTGAAGTCCCAGGCTGTAGCCTGTAG
- a CDS encoding glucose 1-dehydrogenase encodes MIGLNGKNALITGATSGIGQAIAIRLAQEGCNIATNYRKSPEAAVDTEEMALQKACGNIKNCGVKSLLLQGDVSQESDIIEMVNTVVKEFGSLDILINNAGIQIESPSHEVTTADFDRVIAVNLRGAYLCARETIKHLLSLNRSGVIINISSVHEIIPRPMYISYSISKGGMENLTKTLALEYANRGIRVNAIAPGATVTPINQAWIDNPEKKAIVESHIPMGHAGSSEEMAAAVAFLASDEAAYITGQTLFIDGGLTLYADFRETWSA; translated from the coding sequence ATGATAGGGTTAAATGGAAAGAATGCTTTAATTACAGGTGCAACTTCAGGAATTGGTCAGGCGATCGCTATCAGACTCGCTCAAGAAGGGTGCAACATCGCCACCAATTACCGTAAAAGCCCAGAAGCGGCGGTAGACACAGAAGAAATGGCATTGCAAAAAGCCTGCGGAAATATCAAAAATTGTGGTGTGAAGTCGCTACTGCTTCAGGGTGATGTCTCCCAAGAATCAGACATTATCGAGATGGTCAACACCGTAGTAAAGGAATTTGGCAGTTTAGATATTCTAATTAACAATGCTGGCATTCAAATAGAAAGTCCATCCCACGAAGTTACGACAGCAGACTTTGACCGAGTAATTGCAGTCAATCTCCGGGGTGCTTATCTCTGCGCCCGTGAAACTATTAAACACCTCCTATCTTTAAATCGTTCGGGAGTGATTATTAATATTTCCAGCGTTCACGAAATTATTCCGCGACCGATGTATATCAGTTATTCCATTAGCAAAGGCGGTATGGAAAACCTGACTAAAACCTTAGCTTTGGAATATGCCAACCGAGGTATTCGTGTCAACGCTATTGCCCCCGGAGCAACAGTCACGCCAATAAATCAAGCCTGGATAGATAACCCTGAAAAAAAAGCGATCGTGGAAAGTCACATCCCAATGGGACATGCTGGCTCTTCAGAGGAGATGGCAGCCGCAGTAGCTTTTTTAGCTTCGGATGAAGCCGCCTACATTACCGGACAAACGCTATTCATAGATGGCGGATTGACTTTATATGCTGACTTCCGGGAAACCTGGTCAGCTTGA
- a CDS encoding class I SAM-dependent methyltransferase, which produces MNFKKILFLLVTGVSISSLGIAGCTPTQQDLEAGIQPSTLTGQTETETPSATTPTTQLQERPGDVPYVPTPQPVVDAMLQVAKVGKNDVLYDLGSGDGRIVNTAAQKFGTRGVGIDINPERIQEANDNAQKAGVTDHVKFVQQDLFTTDFSEATVVTLYLLPEVNAKLRPKLLKELKPGSRIVSHAFDMGDWKPQQTLNVEGKTIYYWVVPEQVPANLR; this is translated from the coding sequence ATGAACTTCAAAAAAATTCTGTTTTTACTGGTTACAGGCGTTAGTATAAGCAGTTTGGGAATTGCTGGGTGTACGCCAACACAGCAAGATTTGGAAGCTGGGATACAACCTTCTACTTTAACGGGTCAGACCGAAACTGAAACACCATCTGCAACAACTCCTACAACTCAACTACAAGAACGCCCCGGCGATGTTCCTTATGTACCTACACCACAACCAGTAGTAGATGCAATGTTGCAAGTGGCAAAAGTGGGTAAGAATGATGTGCTTTATGACCTTGGTAGTGGTGACGGAAGAATTGTCAATACTGCGGCACAAAAGTTTGGTACGCGCGGTGTTGGCATAGATATTAACCCTGAACGCATCCAAGAAGCTAATGATAATGCTCAGAAAGCAGGAGTAACCGATCACGTCAAGTTTGTGCAACAAGACTTGTTCACCACTGATTTTAGTGAAGCAACAGTAGTTACACTTTACTTACTGCCAGAGGTTAATGCTAAACTCCGTCCGAAGCTTTTGAAAGAACTCAAACCTGGTAGTCGCATTGTCTCCCACGCCTTCGATATGGGCGATTGGAAACCACAGCAGACTCTAAATGTAGAGGGAAAAACTATTTATTACTGGGTAGTTCCTGAACAAGTACCAGCAAATTTGCGATAG
- a CDS encoding APC family permease, whose amino-acid sequence MSRRKDYSLLQQTATTEVATPKPSLTLPDAVALIVGIVIGAGIFQTPALVANQAGSNIAVLFLWLIGGVVSLVGALCYAELATVYPDVGGVYYYLKRAFGRGAAFLFAWARMTVIQTGSIALLAFVFGDYVSQIWRLGTFSSSIYAAIAIALLTALNIIGLQQGKWTQNLLSAAKVLGLLLVVILGLTAIPNSAPPVESASSGTWGLAMVFVLLSYGGWNEAAYISAEIQDGQRNIVRSLMWSIGIITAIYLLINLAYLRGLGLANMAQSDAVAADLMRSLWGAPGALFISVLIAIATLGATNATIFTGARTNYALGQDFSLFGFMGQWKQRPSSPTYALFLQAAIALALVFLGTLTRKGFQTMVDYTAPIFWFFFLLSGISLLVLRIREPHIARPFRVPFYPFTPLLFCAVCGYLLYSSLVYTGVGAIAGVLVVAAGIPLLFWNNYRQGRT is encoded by the coding sequence GTGAGTAGACGTAAAGACTACAGTTTGCTTCAGCAGACAGCAACAACTGAAGTAGCAACACCCAAGCCATCGCTGACATTACCAGATGCAGTGGCTCTGATTGTCGGTATTGTCATCGGGGCGGGGATTTTTCAAACTCCGGCTCTAGTGGCAAATCAAGCAGGTAGTAATATTGCTGTACTATTTCTTTGGCTAATTGGGGGTGTGGTATCTCTGGTAGGAGCGCTGTGCTATGCAGAGTTAGCCACTGTCTATCCTGATGTTGGTGGTGTCTACTATTATTTGAAACGTGCATTCGGGCGGGGAGCCGCCTTTTTATTTGCCTGGGCGCGGATGACAGTAATTCAAACTGGTTCTATTGCTCTGTTGGCATTTGTTTTTGGTGATTATGTTTCTCAGATATGGCGGCTAGGAACGTTTTCGTCTTCTATTTATGCGGCCATCGCGATCGCACTTTTAACTGCTTTGAACATCATCGGTTTGCAGCAGGGTAAGTGGACGCAAAACTTGCTAAGTGCAGCGAAAGTTCTGGGTTTGTTGCTGGTAGTGATTCTTGGGCTTACCGCCATTCCTAATTCTGCCCCTCCTGTAGAATCTGCATCATCAGGAACCTGGGGATTAGCGATGGTGTTTGTGTTGTTGTCTTACGGCGGTTGGAATGAAGCGGCTTACATCTCCGCAGAAATTCAAGATGGACAACGTAACATTGTGCGATCGCTAATGTGGAGTATTGGGATCATCACAGCCATTTATTTACTAATCAATCTGGCTTACCTACGAGGACTAGGATTAGCAAACATGGCCCAGTCGGATGCAGTAGCCGCAGATTTAATGCGCTCTCTTTGGGGCGCACCGGGAGCCTTGTTTATTAGTGTATTGATTGCGATCGCTACTTTAGGAGCAACCAACGCCACAATCTTTACCGGAGCGCGTACTAACTACGCACTGGGACAGGATTTTTCGCTATTTGGTTTTATGGGACAATGGAAACAGCGTCCAAGTAGTCCCACCTATGCCTTATTTTTGCAAGCAGCGATCGCTTTAGCACTGGTTTTTTTAGGCACGCTCACCCGCAAAGGCTTTCAAACAATGGTGGATTATACCGCCCCAATATTTTGGTTCTTCTTCTTGCTTTCTGGCATATCCCTGCTGGTATTGCGAATCCGTGAACCCCACATAGCACGACCATTCCGTGTGCCATTTTATCCTTTCACACCATTGCTCTTTTGTGCAGTCTGCGGTTACTTGCTTTATTCCAGCTTGGTTTATACAGGCGTGGGAGCAATTGCAGGTGTTTTAGTTGTCGCAGCAGGTATCCCCCTGTTGTTCTGGAATAACTATCGCCAAGGTAGGACTTAA
- a CDS encoding superoxide dismutase, which yields MIRFSRKKIVFFFTTIVLAILAISHQPVLIAEAQSSTPTPTPARSFSPVAYPNRALSAFPAQLPPLPYGYGALGKAIDAETMKLHHDAHHASYVKNLNDALKQYPDLQKRSVEGLLVDLNSVPEDIRTKVRNNGGGHLNHTIFWQLMSPDSGGQPTGAIAQEINQTFGSFDAFKKQFNAAGAARFGSGWVWLVRNPQNQLQIVTTANQDNPIMDGFYPIMGNDLWEHAYYLKYRNRRAEYLNNWWNVVNWPQINRRSQLSSQQPR from the coding sequence ATGATAAGATTTTCGCGAAAAAAAATAGTTTTTTTCTTCACAACAATTGTGCTGGCAATTCTGGCAATTTCTCATCAACCAGTACTAATAGCTGAGGCACAATCTTCAACACCAACACCAACGCCTGCTAGGTCATTTTCCCCTGTAGCTTATCCTAATAGGGCACTAAGCGCTTTCCCTGCACAGCTACCACCATTGCCTTATGGTTATGGGGCATTAGGAAAAGCTATTGATGCTGAAACGATGAAGTTGCATCATGACGCACACCACGCTAGCTACGTCAAGAACTTAAATGATGCATTAAAGCAGTACCCGGATTTGCAAAAAAGAAGTGTTGAAGGTTTATTAGTGGATTTGAACAGTGTACCTGAAGATATTCGGACAAAGGTACGTAATAACGGTGGTGGTCATCTCAACCACACGATTTTTTGGCAACTGATGAGTCCCGACAGTGGTGGACAACCAACAGGAGCGATCGCTCAAGAAATTAACCAAACTTTTGGCAGTTTTGATGCCTTTAAAAAACAGTTTAACGCAGCAGGTGCCGCTCGTTTTGGTAGTGGTTGGGTTTGGCTAGTACGCAATCCTCAAAATCAACTCCAGATTGTAACTACAGCAAATCAGGATAACCCAATTATGGATGGTTTCTATCCGATTATGGGTAACGATCTATGGGAACATGCTTATTACCTTAAATATCGCAACCGTCGGGCTGAGTATTTGAATAATTGGTGGAATGTTGTGAATTGGCCCCAGATTAACAGGCGATCGCAACTTTCATCACAACAGCCTCGTTAG
- a CDS encoding 3'-5' exonuclease, which produces MQTKISHYYLIVDLEATCCDKKTIPRHEMEIIEIGAVMLNRATWEIDSEFQQFIQPVRHPQLTDFCTQLTSIRQQDVDEASKFIEVVSGFKEWIYSFPNHIFCSWGNYDKKQFIQDCAFHNFPYPFTSEHINIKEEFSEYLGVSKKFGMAQALNELGIKLKGIHHRGIDDAHNIASIYRQIKSTK; this is translated from the coding sequence ATGCAAACTAAAATATCCCACTATTATTTGATAGTCGATCTGGAGGCTACGTGCTGTGACAAGAAGACTATTCCTCGTCACGAAATGGAAATCATTGAAATTGGTGCGGTGATGCTCAATCGAGCAACATGGGAAATTGATTCTGAGTTTCAGCAATTCATCCAACCTGTGAGACATCCACAACTGACAGATTTTTGTACCCAACTGACTAGTATTCGGCAGCAAGATGTTGATGAAGCATCAAAATTCATTGAGGTAGTTTCTGGATTTAAAGAATGGATTTATTCATTTCCCAATCATATTTTTTGTTCTTGGGGTAATTATGACAAAAAGCAATTTATTCAAGATTGTGCATTTCATAATTTTCCTTATCCTTTTACTTCAGAACACATAAATATCAAAGAGGAATTTTCAGAATATCTTGGCGTATCTAAAAAATTTGGTATGGCACAAGCTCTTAATGAGCTAGGGATAAAATTGAAAGGTATACATCATCGAGGCATTGATGATGCTCACAATATTGCATCTATCTACAGACAGATTAAAAGCACAAAATAA